The following proteins are co-located in the Callithrix jacchus isolate 240 chromosome 10, calJac240_pri, whole genome shotgun sequence genome:
- the OR8K5 gene encoding olfactory receptor 8K5 isoform X1 codes for MGQKNLTVLTEFILTGVTRRPELHIPLFGVFLIIYVVTVVGNLTMIILTKLDSRLHTPMYFFIRHLAFVDLGNSTVICPKMLASFVVYRNTISYYACAAQLAFFLMFIISEFFILSAMAYDHYVAICNPLLYCVIMSQRLCRVLVGILYLYSTFQALMFTIKIFTLTFFGSNVISHFYCDDVPLLPMLYSNAQEIELLIILFSAFNLISSLLVVLVSYLLILLAICQIHSAEDRKKAISTCGSHLTVVVVFYGSLLFMYMQPNSTHFFDTDKMASVFYTLVIPMLNPLIYSLRNKEAKHAFYRVFKN; via the exons ATGGGCCAAAAGAATCTAACAGTGCTAACTGAATTCATTCTGACGGGAGTCACAAGGCGGCCTGAACTGCATATTCCCCTTTTTGGAGTCTTCCTCATCATCTATGTAGTCACAGTGGTGGGCAACCTAACTATGATCATTTTGACCAAACTTGACTCCCGCTTACATACACCTATGTACTTTTTTATCAGACATTTGGCTTTCGTTGATCTTGGTAATTCTACTGTCATTTGTCCCAAGATGCTGGCAAGTTTTGTTGTGTATCGAAATACTATTTCCTATTATGCATGTGCTGCACAGCTGGCATTCTTCCTTATGTTCATTATCAGTGAATTTTTCATCTTGTCAGCCATGGCCTATGACCACTATGTGGCCATTTGTAACCCTCTGCTCTACTGTGTTATTATGTCCCAGCGACTGTGTCGTGTGCTGGTGGGCATTCTGTATCTCTACAGTACATTTCAGGCTTTGATGTTCACTATTAAGATATTTACATTGACCTTCTTTGGTTCTAATGTCATCAGTCATTTCTACTGTGATGATGTTCCTTTGCTACCTATGCTTTACTCAAATGCACAGGAAATAGAATTGTTGATCATACTATTTTCTGCATTTAATTTGATCTCCTCCCTTCTGGTAGTCTTAGTGTCCTACCTGCTGATTTTGTTAGCCATATGTCAAATACATTCTGCAGAGGACAGGAAAAAGGCTATCTCCACATGTGGTTCCCATTTGACAGTGGTGGTTGTGTTCTATGGGTCTTTACTCTTCATGTACATGCAGCCCAATTCCACTCACTTCTTTGATACTGATAAAATggcttctgtattttacactttAGTAATCCCCATGCTTAACCCTTTGATTTACAGCTTAAGAAACAAAGAG GCTAAACATGCCTTTTATAgagtctttaaaaattaa
- the OR8K5 gene encoding olfactory receptor 8K5 isoform X2, translating into MGQKNLTVLTEFILTGVTRRPELHIPLFGVFLIIYVVTVVGNLTMIILTKLDSRLHTPMYFFIRHLAFVDLGNSTVICPKMLASFVVYRNTISYYACAAQLAFFLMFIISEFFILSAMAYDHYVAICNPLLYCVIMSQRLCRVLVGILYLYSTFQALMFTIKIFTLTFFGSNVISHFYCDDVPLLPMLYSNAQEIELLIILFSAFNLISSLLVVLVSYLLILLAICQIHSAEDRKKAISTCGSHLTVVVVFYGSLLFMYMQPNSTHFFDTDKMASVFYTLVIPMLNPLIYSLRNKEVEKCLL; encoded by the coding sequence ATGGGCCAAAAGAATCTAACAGTGCTAACTGAATTCATTCTGACGGGAGTCACAAGGCGGCCTGAACTGCATATTCCCCTTTTTGGAGTCTTCCTCATCATCTATGTAGTCACAGTGGTGGGCAACCTAACTATGATCATTTTGACCAAACTTGACTCCCGCTTACATACACCTATGTACTTTTTTATCAGACATTTGGCTTTCGTTGATCTTGGTAATTCTACTGTCATTTGTCCCAAGATGCTGGCAAGTTTTGTTGTGTATCGAAATACTATTTCCTATTATGCATGTGCTGCACAGCTGGCATTCTTCCTTATGTTCATTATCAGTGAATTTTTCATCTTGTCAGCCATGGCCTATGACCACTATGTGGCCATTTGTAACCCTCTGCTCTACTGTGTTATTATGTCCCAGCGACTGTGTCGTGTGCTGGTGGGCATTCTGTATCTCTACAGTACATTTCAGGCTTTGATGTTCACTATTAAGATATTTACATTGACCTTCTTTGGTTCTAATGTCATCAGTCATTTCTACTGTGATGATGTTCCTTTGCTACCTATGCTTTACTCAAATGCACAGGAAATAGAATTGTTGATCATACTATTTTCTGCATTTAATTTGATCTCCTCCCTTCTGGTAGTCTTAGTGTCCTACCTGCTGATTTTGTTAGCCATATGTCAAATACATTCTGCAGAGGACAGGAAAAAGGCTATCTCCACATGTGGTTCCCATTTGACAGTGGTGGTTGTGTTCTATGGGTCTTTACTCTTCATGTACATGCAGCCCAATTCCACTCACTTCTTTGATACTGATAAAATggcttctgtattttacactttAGTAATCCCCATGCTTAACCCTTTGATTTACAGCTTAAGAAACAAAGAGGTTGAAAAATGCCTTCTATAA